The proteins below come from a single Corylus avellana chromosome ca3, CavTom2PMs-1.0 genomic window:
- the LOC132176481 gene encoding protein NUCLEAR FUSION DEFECTIVE 4-like — MDQLDTKWVSTVASIWIQCTSGSLYTFSIYSSALKSSQGYDQTTLDTVSVFKDIGANVGILAGLLYSAAAGDRRRRSGPWVVLLAGAAQSFLGFFLMWASVVGLIPRPPVPAMCFFMLVAAHASPFFNTCNVVTGVRNFPNYSGTIVGIMKGFLGLSGAILVQVYETIFNNEPTSYLLMLALLPTINTLLLMWFVRIHDTNVGHEKKNLDCFSLIALVVAAYLMVVIILENVLTFQLWVRVVTFVLLMLLLASPFCIAIRAHERDSDREREQLMDDPNQLDAEQIHVRHDSAGYHHLPSSTDQEMDSKDNRTLQAEENVNLLQAMHTIDFWLLFLAMACGMGSGLATVNNISQIGGSLGYTRFEISTLVSLWSIWNFLGRFGAGYVSDYFLHARGWARPLFMVITQATMSIGHVVIASGLPGALYAGSVLIGVCYGSQWSLMPTITSEIFGVVHMGTIFNTITIASPVGSYIFSVSVIGYIYDKEASAEGHTCTGTHCFVLSFVIMASATLLGSLAAMGLYFRTKSFYIQVIHRRLLNSLRE; from the exons ATGGATCAGCTCGACACCAAATGGGTCTCCACCGTAGCCAGCATATGGATTCAGTGCACCAGCGGCTCCCTCTACACCTTCTCCATCTACTCCTCGGCGCTCAAATCAAGCCAGGGCTACGACCAAACCACGCTCGACACCGTGTCCGTCTTCAAGGACATCGGGGCCAATGTCGGCATCCTCGCCGGTCTCCTCTACTCCGCCGCCGCAGGGGATCGGCGCCGCCGTTCTGGGCCTTGGGTGGTCCTCCTGGCGGGCGCTGCCCAGAGCTTCCTGGGCTTCTTCCTCATGTGGGCCTCCGTCGTCGGACTGATACCCCGACCGCCAGTTCCGGCCATGTGCTTCTTCATGTTGGTTGCGGCCCACGCCTCGCCCTTCTTTAACACTTGCAATGTGGTCACTGGTGTACGCAACTTTCCTAATTACAGTGGCACTATAGTTGGAATTATGAAG GGTTTTCTTGGTTTGAGTGGAGCCATTTTAGTTCAGGTATATGAGACAATATTCAACAACGAGCCTACATCCTATCTTCTGATGCTGGCTCTTTTGCCTACTATCAATACTTTGTTGCTCATGTGGTTTGTGAGAATTCACGACACAAATGTAGGGCATGAAAAGAAGAACCTGGATTGTTTCTCGTTGATTGCTCTGGTTGTCGCTGCTTATCTTATGGTTGTTATAATATTAGAGAACGTTCTTACTTTTCAATTGTGGGTACGTGTCGTCACATTTGTCCTGCTCATGCTGTTGCTTGCCTCACCTTTTTGCATAGCAATTAGAGCCCATGAAAGGGATTCTGATAGGGAGAGGGAGCAACTAATGGATGATCCCAACCAACTGGATGCTGAGCAGATACATGTGAGACATGATTCTGCTGGGTATCACCATTTGCCCAGCAGTACTGATCAAGAGATGGATAGCAAGGATAATAGGACTTTGCAAGCAGAAGAAAATGTGAATCTGTTGCAAGCCATGCACACCATAGACTTCTGGCTTTTGTTTCTTGCCATGGCATGTGGTATGGGCTCAGGACTTGCCACAGTGAATAACATCTCCCAGATAGGAGGATCTCTTGGTTATACCAGGTTCGAGATAAGTACTTTGGTCTCTTTGTGGAGCATCTGGAATTTTCTTGGCCGTTTTGGAGCTGGCTATGTATCAGATTATTTCCTACACGCGAGAGGATGGGCAAGGCCGTTGTTCATGGTCATCACTCAAGCAACCATGAGCATTGGTCATGTGGTGATTGCTTCTGGTTTGCCTGGTGCTCTGTATGCTGGTTCAGTATTGATTGGTGTTTGTTATGGTTCACAATGGTCCTTAATGCCTACAATCACTTCCGAGATATTTGGTGTGGTACATATGGGTACCATATTCAATACAATTACCATAGCAAGTCCTGTTGGatcttatatattttctgtgAGTGTTATTGGGTATATTTATGACAAGGAAGCATCAGCAGAAGGCCACACATGCACTGGAACTCACTGCTTCGTGCTATCTTTTGTTATCATGGCATCTGCTACCCTTTTGGGGTCTCTTGCTGCCATGGGGTTGTACTTTCGGACCAAAAGTTTCTATATTCAGGTTATACACAGAAGACTGCTAAATTCTCTGAGGGAGTGA